One Robbsia sp. KACC 23696 DNA segment encodes these proteins:
- a CDS encoding LysR family transcriptional regulator, producing the protein MALMDDLNDMLVFAEVARAGSLTAAGAVLGMPKTTVSRRLAKLEQRLGTRLLDKTTRRLELTEVGEAYLEHCLPILEDVETARDFASQLAQRPRGLLRISAPPDFSEHWLAGPLAGFSTRYPEVTLEFDLSARHVDLIGERIDIAIRAGHLTDSTLIARQLGLMTRSLYASRAYLEREGRPETPDDLARHRFVLLRGARKVHDRDTLTRGRQTAELKMRGRVEANSLTMVRELVAAGAGISVLPDAMTGEQRQRHELERVLPDWQLPSTPVYLVTPSRRFVPRKTQAFIEYITEIEPMCRAIERASLGQPVTSPENAAPRSSDPAPPYPVLDAVTDLKGAAAIAGLSCDDVGKSPFHRRTMPDFGGDALIAGASSDAETGHVRQAPQVSQAGERSVDVADVGDDLP; encoded by the coding sequence ATGGCCCTCATGGACGATTTGAACGACATGTTGGTGTTCGCCGAGGTGGCGCGCGCCGGTAGCCTGACCGCCGCCGGCGCCGTGCTGGGCATGCCCAAAACCACCGTCAGCCGGCGCCTGGCAAAGCTGGAGCAGCGCCTCGGCACCCGCCTGCTGGACAAGACGACGCGCCGCCTCGAATTGACCGAGGTCGGCGAAGCCTATCTCGAACATTGCCTGCCCATTCTCGAAGATGTGGAAACGGCGCGCGATTTCGCCTCGCAACTGGCGCAGCGACCGCGGGGGCTGCTGCGTATTTCCGCACCGCCGGACTTCTCGGAGCATTGGTTGGCGGGACCGTTGGCCGGTTTCAGCACGCGCTATCCGGAAGTGACGCTGGAATTCGACCTTAGTGCGCGTCACGTCGATCTGATTGGTGAGCGTATCGATATCGCGATTCGTGCCGGGCATCTGACGGACTCCACCTTGATCGCGCGCCAGTTGGGCCTGATGACGCGCTCCCTGTATGCGAGCCGGGCCTATCTGGAACGGGAAGGGCGCCCGGAAACACCCGACGATCTGGCGCGCCATCGCTTCGTGTTGCTGCGCGGCGCGCGCAAGGTCCATGACCGCGATACGTTGACGCGTGGCCGGCAGACGGCCGAACTGAAAATGCGCGGCCGCGTGGAGGCAAACAGCCTGACGATGGTTCGGGAGCTGGTGGCCGCAGGGGCCGGTATTTCAGTGCTTCCCGACGCCATGACGGGAGAGCAACGGCAGCGGCATGAATTGGAACGCGTGCTGCCCGATTGGCAACTGCCCAGCACGCCCGTGTATCTGGTGACGCCGTCGCGACGCTTCGTGCCGCGCAAGACGCAGGCTTTCATCGAATACATCACCGAGATCGAACCGATGTGCCGCGCCATCGAGCGGGCGAGCCTCGGGCAGCCGGTGACGTCGCCGGAGAACGCTGCGCCGCGTTCATCGGATCCCGCCCCGCCCTATCCGGTCCTCGATGCCGTCACCGATCTCAAAGGCGCCGCGGCGATCGCGGGACTGTCGTGCGACGACGTTGGCAAGTCGCCGTTTCACCGCCGCACGATGCCGGACTTCGGTGGCGACGCGTTGATCGCCGGAGCGTCCTCGGACGCTGAAACCGGGCACGTTCGACAAGCACCGCAAGTATCGCAGGCCGGGGAACGCTCAGTCGACGTTGCCGACGTCGGTGACGACCTTCCCTAG
- a CDS encoding DsbC family protein has translation MTVLIPGRMAARRVGAALILALATGLSLNAHADTDAKADALLKTLQQRLGPQAKISDIRKAPIQGLYEVTVDKQILYSDPTGQYVLLGSIRDTTTGADLTQARMDQINRIDFASLPLQDAVKVVHGNGARKIAVFSDPHCPYCHKLEETLQKVDNVTVYTFLFPILSPDSIAKSKSIWCAKDRGAAWENWMLRKQAPTNDGSCDVAALQRNLVIGQSMNVTGTPTVFLVDGNRLPGAVESGDLEKALKAAQASTKKG, from the coding sequence ATGACTGTTTTGATCCCAGGCCGAATGGCTGCCCGTCGAGTGGGCGCTGCCCTGATCCTGGCTTTGGCGACGGGGCTGTCGCTAAACGCGCACGCCGATACCGACGCCAAGGCCGATGCGCTGCTGAAAACCTTGCAGCAGCGTTTGGGGCCACAAGCCAAAATCAGCGATATTCGAAAGGCGCCGATTCAGGGCTTGTACGAGGTGACCGTCGACAAGCAGATTCTGTATAGCGACCCCACCGGGCAGTATGTGCTGCTGGGCTCGATCCGCGATACGACCACCGGCGCGGACCTGACCCAGGCACGCATGGATCAGATCAATCGCATCGACTTCGCGTCTTTGCCGCTGCAGGACGCGGTGAAAGTCGTGCACGGCAACGGCGCGCGCAAAATCGCGGTGTTCTCCGATCCGCATTGCCCGTATTGTCATAAGCTGGAAGAGACGTTGCAGAAGGTCGACAACGTGACCGTCTATACCTTCCTATTCCCGATTCTGTCGCCCGATTCGATCGCGAAATCGAAGTCGATCTGGTGCGCGAAGGATCGTGGCGCAGCCTGGGAAAACTGGATGCTGCGTAAGCAGGCGCCGACGAATGACGGCAGTTGCGATGTGGCCGCGCTGCAACGCAATCTTGTCATCGGCCAGTCGATGAACGTGACCGGTACGCCGACCGTCTTCCTCGTCGACGGCAACCGTCTGCCGGGCGCCGTCGAAAGCGGCGATCTGGAAAAGGCACTGAAGGCGGCGCAGGCCAGCACGAAGAAAGGCTGA
- a CDS encoding UbiH/UbiF family hydroxylase → MSVQTPHSSSHAASRKSAPHHAIVVGGGLVGKAAALALSQAGMRVALLAPQATPLPPGQPFDQRVYALSASSQALLARLRVWQALDPARLGPVADMRVLGDATGKLHFSAFQAAVPQLAHIVESLQVETALDAALRFQPQLNWLNARAQGLSIDAAAPDRPAVLTLDDGRTLEAELIVGADGAHSWVRSQIDATVDRRDYAQTGVVANFRISEPHAETAWQWFRDGEIIALLPMAGPYVSLVWSATSEHAQRLVAQGGDALAAELERIAGATHGTFECVTPPAGFPLALQRVDRLIAPRVALVGDAAHLIHPLAGQGVNLGLRDVAALTDVLREKETFRDLGDRVLLRRYERSRSEDIASLTLATDGLQRLFALPGTVAQGIRNAGMSLVSAQPFVKRWLVEHALG, encoded by the coding sequence ATGTCAGTTCAGACGCCGCACTCCAGCTCCCACGCCGCGTCTCGCAAGTCGGCGCCGCATCACGCGATCGTCGTCGGGGGCGGTCTGGTTGGCAAGGCGGCCGCGCTGGCGCTGAGCCAGGCAGGCATGCGCGTGGCCCTGCTCGCGCCACAAGCAACGCCGCTTCCGCCCGGCCAGCCGTTCGATCAGCGCGTGTATGCATTGTCGGCCAGTTCGCAGGCTTTGCTGGCGCGTCTGCGTGTCTGGCAGGCGCTGGATCCGGCGCGGCTCGGTCCGGTAGCGGACATGCGCGTCCTCGGCGACGCAACGGGGAAATTGCACTTTTCGGCGTTCCAGGCGGCCGTGCCGCAGCTGGCGCATATCGTCGAATCACTGCAAGTGGAAACGGCACTCGACGCGGCGCTGCGTTTCCAGCCGCAACTGAACTGGCTCAACGCCCGCGCCCAGGGCCTGTCGATCGATGCCGCCGCGCCGGACCGTCCGGCCGTGTTGACCTTGGATGACGGCCGGACCCTGGAGGCCGAGCTGATCGTCGGTGCCGACGGCGCACACTCCTGGGTACGCTCGCAAATCGATGCGACCGTCGATCGGCGCGATTATGCCCAGACTGGCGTTGTAGCCAATTTCCGGATTTCCGAGCCACACGCCGAAACCGCTTGGCAATGGTTCCGCGATGGCGAGATCATTGCCCTGTTGCCCATGGCCGGCCCCTACGTCTCACTGGTCTGGTCGGCAACGAGCGAGCATGCGCAACGCCTGGTGGCGCAGGGGGGCGATGCCTTGGCTGCCGAACTCGAACGGATTGCCGGGGCGACGCACGGTACGTTCGAATGCGTGACGCCGCCGGCGGGTTTCCCGCTGGCCTTGCAGCGCGTCGATCGATTGATCGCGCCGCGCGTGGCATTGGTGGGCGATGCCGCGCATCTGATCCATCCGCTGGCGGGGCAGGGCGTCAATCTCGGTTTGCGCGATGTGGCGGCCCTGACCGACGTGTTGCGCGAAAAGGAAACGTTCCGCGATCTGGGCGACCGGGTGCTGTTGCGCCGATATGAACGGTCGCGCAGCGAGGACATCGCGTCGCTGACACTGGCGACCGATGGCCTGCAACGGCTGTTCGCCTTGCCGGGGACCGTGGCGCAGGGCATACGCAATGCCGGGATGTCGCTTGTCTCGGCCCAGCCTTTCGTCAAGCGCTGGTTGGTGGAGCACGCATTAGGCTGA
- the ychF gene encoding redox-regulated ATPase YchF, translated as MSLQCGIVGLPNVGKSTLFNALTKAGIAAENYPFCTIEPNVGIVEVPDPRLAGLSAIVSPERIVPAVVEFVDIAGLVAGASTGEGLGNKFLANIRETDAITHVVRCFQDENVIHVSGRVDPIADIEVINTELALSDMATVEKALSRYSKAAKSGNDKEAGKLVAVMEKAAAQLNEAKPVRALDLSDDEIALLKPFCLITSKPVMYVANVKDDGFENNPLLDAVKAYAAAEKAPVVSVCAAVEAEIADLPEEDAKEFLADMGMEEPGLNRVIRAAYSLLGLQTYFTAGVKEVRAWTIHVGDTAPQAAGVIHTDFERGFIRAQTIGYDDYISFKGEQGAKEAGKMRAEGKEYVVKDGDVLNFLFNV; from the coding sequence ATGAGCCTCCAATGCGGCATCGTCGGCTTGCCGAACGTCGGCAAGTCCACCCTGTTCAACGCGCTGACGAAAGCCGGCATCGCGGCTGAAAACTACCCCTTCTGTACGATCGAGCCGAACGTCGGCATCGTCGAAGTGCCGGATCCGCGTCTGGCGGGCCTGAGCGCCATCGTCTCGCCGGAGCGCATCGTGCCGGCCGTGGTCGAATTCGTCGACATCGCCGGTCTGGTCGCTGGCGCGTCGACTGGTGAAGGCCTGGGCAACAAATTCCTCGCCAACATCCGTGAGACCGACGCAATCACGCACGTTGTGCGCTGCTTCCAGGACGAAAACGTGATTCACGTGTCGGGCCGCGTGGATCCGATCGCCGACATCGAAGTGATCAACACCGAACTCGCGCTGTCCGATATGGCGACTGTCGAAAAGGCGCTCTCGCGCTATTCGAAGGCCGCCAAGTCCGGCAACGACAAGGAAGCAGGCAAGCTGGTCGCCGTGATGGAAAAGGCCGCAGCGCAATTGAACGAAGCGAAGCCGGTGCGCGCGCTGGACCTGTCGGACGACGAAATCGCATTGCTGAAGCCGTTCTGCCTGATCACGTCCAAGCCTGTGATGTATGTGGCCAACGTCAAGGACGACGGTTTCGAGAACAATCCGCTGCTGGATGCGGTGAAAGCCTACGCCGCCGCGGAAAAAGCACCGGTGGTCTCGGTCTGCGCCGCCGTGGAAGCGGAAATCGCCGATCTGCCGGAAGAGGATGCGAAGGAATTCCTGGCCGATATGGGTATGGAAGAGCCGGGCCTGAATCGCGTGATCCGTGCCGCGTACAGCTTGCTGGGCCTGCAGACGTATTTCACGGCCGGCGTGAAAGAAGTCCGCGCCTGGACGATCCACGTGGGCGACACCGCGCCGCAAGCGGCCGGCGTGATCCATACCGATTTCGAACGCGGCTTCATTCGCGCCCAGACGATCGGCTATGACGACTACATCAGCTTCAAGGGTGAGCAAGGCGCCAAGGAAGCCGGCAAGATGCGCGCCGAAGGCAAGGAATATGTCGTCAAGGACGGCGACGTGCTGAATTTCTTGTTTAACGTCTAA
- a CDS encoding DUF2939 domain-containing protein, whose product MTGNQRRGQRRISQRGASRLTVWLTATLVVLFIASVYASPWWTLSQMRRAVQARDADAFSSYVDYPALRDSVRAQMFPDAETPPSNNVLGRLGQMLGRQVGGAVVSVAVTPETVMWVMAHAQPLPGVPTPPGAPVSDAAAGAAAGSGSGKGAASTGSDESSDRDVRSDDNIVDGKPLHYAVRYRDLSTVAASVQRGDDRPVVFVFRRAGLWSWRLAGLEMVH is encoded by the coding sequence TTGACGGGGAATCAACGGAGAGGGCAGCGACGAATCTCGCAGCGTGGCGCGTCGCGGCTGACGGTCTGGTTGACGGCGACGCTGGTCGTTTTGTTCATTGCGAGCGTCTACGCGAGTCCGTGGTGGACCTTGTCGCAGATGCGGCGTGCCGTGCAAGCGCGCGACGCGGATGCGTTTTCGTCGTATGTCGACTATCCGGCATTGCGTGACAGCGTGCGCGCGCAGATGTTTCCGGATGCGGAAACCCCACCGAGCAACAATGTGCTCGGTCGTCTGGGGCAGATGCTGGGACGTCAGGTGGGTGGCGCAGTCGTGAGCGTGGCGGTAACGCCGGAAACGGTCATGTGGGTGATGGCGCACGCACAGCCGCTGCCGGGCGTCCCGACGCCGCCAGGCGCGCCGGTATCCGATGCCGCGGCGGGCGCGGCAGCCGGGAGCGGCTCTGGGAAGGGGGCAGCGTCGACGGGTTCGGACGAGTCCTCTGATCGCGACGTGCGCAGCGACGACAACATTGTCGATGGCAAACCGCTTCATTACGCCGTGCGGTATCGGGATCTGTCGACGGTTGCGGCGTCGGTGCAGCGGGGCGACGATCGCCCGGTGGTTTTCGTATTCCGACGCGCAGGCCTATGGTCCTGGCGTCTTGCGGGTCTGGAAATGGTGCATTGA
- a CDS encoding glycosyltransferase family 9 protein: MANLAIFEKIATTGIATLELDVLSAGLSPLPRDWTAQRVAVLLSPALGDSLVTMIVANNLARAGAHVTVFGSQTIALRDWFADVPRLTIAPCALPTAPGSALAEFDILVQLHQQKPVADLASMHRGAVVLERVFDVRTEAAMVDRMQAVCRTIFGCADATRDNGLRAPAGLQARRDRRRVAMHPMASTADKCWLPERFLALATRLRADGFSPAMILAPEERAEWAPRLARTGVPMVEADSLSALAAWIYESGWFIGNDSGIGHLASNLGVPTLSLFMRKGIARTWRPSWGVGRILIGSEGIPTGKLKERLWKYALTVGRVRQAFAALREQASDGRAGPDGNIVPPGDGDRDLTAATRCGDCPPGPIAVAMSNAIGDTLVMMVVVRNLLRHGIPVTVFGRTAHALRQLFPDVDIVLPPDDKAAFVAALAAYPTVLQMHDHQPIDGLADLLPTARTLRETEYGKQGGCMAERFEIYARKTFNLANASIDNGLTPPKDKHFRLHRTRVVIHPEASTDDKRWGNARFVRLASLLRKQGYEPYFVLAPHERARWPELDARGIAAPQFETLQALAEWIYESGWFIGNDSGIGHLASNLGIPTLSLFRRRGSAQRWRPAWGRGQVALGWQWLPGASMKEKYWRQTLHCRRVLRQFRAVVKNDR, from the coding sequence ATGGCGAATCTCGCTATTTTCGAGAAGATAGCCACTACCGGAATTGCAACCTTGGAATTGGATGTCTTAAGCGCGGGCCTGTCACCGTTGCCACGGGACTGGACGGCACAACGCGTCGCCGTCTTGTTGTCGCCCGCTTTAGGCGACTCGTTGGTCACGATGATCGTGGCGAACAATCTCGCGCGGGCCGGCGCGCACGTGACCGTGTTCGGCAGTCAGACCATCGCCTTGCGCGATTGGTTCGCCGACGTGCCCCGCCTGACGATCGCACCGTGCGCGTTACCGACGGCGCCGGGGTCTGCGCTGGCCGAATTCGATATTTTGGTACAGCTGCATCAGCAGAAGCCGGTGGCGGATCTGGCAAGTATGCATCGTGGCGCCGTTGTTCTGGAACGGGTCTTCGATGTGCGTACCGAAGCGGCGATGGTCGATCGGATGCAGGCAGTGTGTCGTACGATCTTCGGCTGTGCCGATGCCACGCGCGACAACGGCTTGCGGGCGCCTGCGGGACTGCAAGCCCGTCGCGACCGGCGTCGCGTCGCGATGCATCCGATGGCGAGTACCGCCGACAAATGCTGGTTGCCCGAGCGTTTTCTCGCCTTGGCGACGCGCCTTCGTGCGGACGGTTTCAGCCCTGCGATGATCCTCGCGCCGGAGGAACGGGCGGAATGGGCGCCGCGTCTTGCGCGGACCGGCGTGCCGATGGTCGAGGCCGATTCGCTGTCGGCGCTGGCCGCCTGGATATATGAGAGTGGCTGGTTCATCGGCAATGACTCCGGTATCGGGCATTTGGCCTCGAATCTCGGCGTGCCCACCTTGTCGCTGTTCATGCGCAAGGGGATTGCCCGTACGTGGCGCCCGTCCTGGGGTGTCGGACGCATACTGATCGGCAGCGAGGGAATTCCTACCGGCAAGTTGAAAGAGCGCCTCTGGAAGTATGCGCTGACCGTTGGCAGGGTACGGCAGGCGTTCGCGGCATTGCGTGAGCAGGCGTCCGACGGGCGGGCGGGTCCCGATGGCAATATTGTCCCGCCAGGCGACGGCGACCGCGATCTCACGGCGGCGACACGGTGCGGCGATTGTCCGCCTGGACCGATCGCGGTCGCGATGTCGAATGCGATCGGCGACACGCTGGTGATGATGGTTGTCGTGCGCAATCTGCTTCGACACGGGATTCCGGTGACCGTATTTGGCCGCACCGCCCACGCATTGCGCCAACTGTTCCCGGATGTCGATATCGTTCTGCCGCCGGACGACAAGGCGGCCTTTGTCGCGGCGTTGGCGGCCTATCCTACCGTGCTGCAGATGCATGATCATCAGCCGATCGACGGGCTGGCGGATTTGCTGCCCACGGCGCGGACCCTGCGGGAAACCGAATATGGGAAGCAGGGCGGCTGTATGGCGGAACGTTTCGAGATATATGCGCGAAAGACGTTTAATCTGGCAAACGCCAGCATCGATAACGGCCTTACGCCGCCGAAGGACAAGCATTTCCGTTTGCATCGGACGCGCGTGGTCATTCATCCCGAGGCGAGTACCGACGACAAGCGCTGGGGCAATGCGCGCTTTGTCCGTCTCGCATCCTTGCTGCGCAAGCAGGGATATGAACCTTACTTCGTGCTGGCACCGCACGAGCGCGCGCGCTGGCCGGAGCTGGACGCCCGCGGTATCGCGGCGCCGCAGTTCGAGACGTTGCAGGCGCTGGCGGAATGGATTTACGAGTCGGGATGGTTCATCGGCAACGACTCCGGAATCGGGCATCTGGCATCGAATCTGGGTATTCCCACTTTGAGTCTGTTTCGGCGACGGGGCTCGGCACAACGCTGGCGGCCGGCGTGGGGACGGGGGCAGGTGGCGCTCGGGTGGCAGTGGCTTCCTGGTGCATCGATGAAGGAAAAGTACTGGCGTCAGACTTTGCATTGCCGTCGCGTGTTGCGGCAGTTTCGCGCGGTGGTGAAAAACGATCGGTAA
- a CDS encoding outer membrane beta-barrel protein, with the protein MKSLRFTSPAGLLVASSLVCGAMWSVSASASAADSPIYIFGMGTIDPSRVSASRTGVTGGANTAQGPRGTFGGELGLGYRFSPNLATEVSVTGGMSRTGRFAAGQDFRSNALGVRAGVLGILPLTSNFEAFVKTSVGYEMRQSRFNLGDGASGRVRQGRFSPAIGIGASYYITPQLALRVEYEYRIETGRRGRDGQTYRLNGLAAERSNVSSVVTRRQNLGMIKLGLQYAF; encoded by the coding sequence ATGAAGTCTCTTCGTTTCACATCGCCTGCAGGCTTGCTGGTCGCTTCTTCTCTTGTTTGTGGCGCAATGTGGTCGGTTTCGGCAAGCGCTTCTGCGGCGGATTCGCCTATCTATATCTTTGGCATGGGCACCATCGATCCATCGCGGGTAAGCGCTAGCCGTACCGGGGTGACGGGGGGAGCGAATACAGCGCAAGGACCGCGCGGCACGTTCGGCGGCGAATTGGGCCTGGGCTATCGGTTCTCGCCGAATTTGGCGACCGAAGTGAGCGTCACCGGCGGGATGTCGCGAACGGGCCGGTTCGCAGCGGGCCAGGACTTCCGTAGCAACGCGCTTGGCGTGCGCGCCGGCGTGCTGGGTATCTTGCCCTTGACGTCGAATTTCGAAGCCTTCGTGAAGACCTCGGTCGGCTATGAAATGCGTCAGTCGCGTTTCAATTTAGGCGATGGCGCGTCGGGTCGCGTCCGTCAGGGGCGTTTCTCGCCGGCGATCGGTATCGGCGCCTCGTATTACATTACGCCGCAACTGGCGTTGCGGGTCGAATATGAATACCGCATCGAAACCGGCCGCCGCGGACGCGATGGTCAGACCTATCGCCTCAACGGCCTGGCCGCAGAGCGGAGCAACGTTTCCAGCGTCGTGACGCGTCGGCAAAACCTCGGCATGATCAAACTGGGCTTGCAATACGCCTTCTGA
- the ettA gene encoding energy-dependent translational throttle protein EttA: protein MAQYVFTMNRVGKIVPPKRHILKDISLSFFPGAKIGVLGLNGSGKSTLLKIMAGADKEIEGEATPMPNLTIGYLEQEPKLDDSQTVRQAVEEGLGEVFTAQAKLEEIYAAYAEPDADFDALAAEQARFEAIIAASDGANPEQQLEVAADALRLPAWDAVIGNLSGGEKRRVALCRLLLSKPDMLLLDEPTNHLDAESVDWLEQFLLRFPGTVVAVTHDRYFLDNAAEWILELDRGHGIPWKGNYSSWLDQKQDRLKQEESTESARQKALKQELEWVRQNPKGRQAKSKARLARFEELNSQEYQKRNETQEIFIPVAERLGNEVVTFENVSKAYGDRLLIDNLNFTLPPGAIVGVIGPNGAGKSTLFRMLTGKETPDSGAIKIGSTVKMAYVGQSREDLEGDKTVFESIANGADLITVGRFETPARAYLGRFNFKGGDQQKRVDTLSGGERGRLHMAKTLSAGGNLLLLDEPSNDLDVETLRALEDALLEFAGCVMVISHDRWFLDRIATHIMAFEGDSQVTFFNGNYQEYEADRRARLGEEASRPKRLRYRPITR from the coding sequence ATGGCACAGTACGTTTTCACCATGAACCGCGTGGGCAAGATCGTTCCGCCCAAGCGTCACATCCTGAAGGACATCTCCCTGTCGTTCTTTCCCGGCGCCAAGATCGGCGTGCTCGGGCTGAACGGGTCGGGCAAATCCACGCTGCTGAAGATCATGGCCGGCGCGGACAAAGAGATCGAAGGCGAAGCCACGCCGATGCCGAATCTGACGATCGGCTATCTGGAGCAGGAGCCGAAGCTGGACGACAGCCAGACCGTGCGTCAGGCCGTCGAGGAAGGCTTGGGCGAGGTGTTCACTGCGCAGGCAAAGCTGGAAGAGATCTATGCGGCCTACGCCGAGCCGGACGCCGATTTCGATGCGCTCGCGGCGGAGCAGGCCCGCTTCGAGGCGATCATCGCGGCATCCGACGGCGCCAACCCCGAGCAACAATTGGAAGTCGCCGCCGACGCGCTGCGCCTGCCGGCATGGGATGCGGTCATCGGCAATCTGTCCGGTGGCGAGAAGCGCCGCGTCGCTTTGTGTCGCCTGTTGCTGTCGAAGCCGGACATGCTGCTGCTCGACGAACCGACCAACCACTTGGATGCGGAATCGGTCGATTGGCTGGAGCAATTCCTGTTGCGCTTCCCCGGTACCGTGGTGGCGGTGACCCACGATCGCTACTTCCTCGACAATGCCGCCGAGTGGATCCTGGAGCTGGACCGCGGCCATGGTATCCCCTGGAAGGGCAATTACAGCAGCTGGCTCGACCAGAAACAGGATCGCCTCAAGCAGGAAGAGTCGACCGAATCGGCGCGTCAGAAGGCGCTGAAGCAGGAATTGGAATGGGTGCGGCAGAATCCGAAGGGACGTCAGGCAAAGTCGAAGGCCCGTCTGGCCCGCTTCGAGGAATTGAACAGCCAGGAATACCAGAAGCGTAACGAAACCCAGGAAATCTTCATCCCGGTGGCGGAACGCCTCGGTAATGAAGTGGTGACTTTCGAGAATGTCAGCAAGGCCTATGGCGATCGGCTGTTGATCGACAATCTGAATTTCACGCTGCCGCCGGGCGCGATCGTCGGCGTGATCGGACCGAACGGTGCCGGTAAGTCGACGCTGTTCCGCATGCTGACCGGCAAGGAAACGCCGGATAGCGGCGCGATCAAGATCGGCTCGACGGTCAAGATGGCCTATGTGGGTCAGAGCCGCGAAGATCTGGAAGGCGACAAGACGGTATTCGAATCGATCGCCAACGGTGCCGACCTGATTACCGTCGGCCGCTTCGAAACGCCGGCGCGCGCCTATCTCGGGCGTTTCAACTTCAAGGGCGGCGATCAACAGAAGCGCGTCGATACGCTGTCCGGCGGCGAACGCGGGCGTCTGCATATGGCGAAGACCCTGTCCGCCGGCGGCAATTTGCTGCTGCTGGATGAACCGTCGAACGATCTCGACGTCGAAACGTTGCGCGCGCTCGAAGATGCCCTGCTCGAATTTGCCGGCTGCGTCATGGTGATCTCGCACGATCGCTGGTTCCTGGATCGGATCGCGACGCACATCATGGCGTTCGAAGGCGACTCGCAAGTCACGTTCTTCAACGGCAACTATCAGGAATATGAAGCGGATCGGCGTGCGCGCCTGGGTGAAGAGGCCAGCCGGCCGAAGCGCCTGCGCTATCGCCCGATCACGCGCTGA
- a CDS encoding DUF748 domain-containing protein produces the protein MHSRQARRVFGGVIVVALIAIGSLVATQWATNALRKQVVALLGPTGHAAHIDVSLRQIVLDDVAIGGPPGWPAPQTLRAKRITLTLAPLALLHHQVVIRDAAFDTPYLSLVRGTDRRIALLPNLQARQAPDGTPPAGSSTPSTSSVAPTRAATPDTVTSAGMAPSTPSGDTSPNRYPVTLEKVTIQDGTLDFFDRRVSLQARIDTPTNGAGQAAAPYRLTFDHLQASLGPLQFPAIDARTVFSISANARDAEKPAGADATAPTSPSATGSPVHLDGWIVLATQQSDIHTRFSNVDVRTLTPYLDPHGTIAFESGRAALSAHSTVQNRQLQANGSLTLEQIEVARGHGPASALQTFTREAVLTALQDRKGRISLDFTLSGNLSDPAFSLDETLSTRIVAGLAKVLGVNAEGVARSVGDTTKGLGEALRGLLGK, from the coding sequence ATGCACTCACGCCAGGCCCGTCGCGTGTTCGGCGGCGTCATCGTCGTCGCCTTAATCGCAATCGGCTCGTTGGTCGCGACACAGTGGGCGACGAATGCCCTGCGCAAGCAGGTGGTCGCGCTGCTCGGCCCCACCGGCCACGCAGCCCATATCGACGTGTCGTTGCGCCAGATCGTCCTCGACGATGTCGCCATCGGCGGCCCACCCGGCTGGCCCGCCCCGCAGACGCTCAGGGCAAAAAGGATCACGCTGACGCTCGCGCCGCTCGCCCTGCTGCATCATCAGGTCGTCATTCGCGACGCCGCTTTCGATACGCCCTATCTCTCGCTCGTTCGGGGAACCGACCGGCGCATCGCCCTGTTGCCCAATCTGCAAGCGCGGCAAGCACCGGATGGCACGCCGCCAGCGGGCAGCAGCACGCCGTCCACGAGCAGCGTCGCGCCAACCCGCGCCGCGACGCCCGACACGGTGACGAGCGCCGGCATGGCCCCCTCGACACCCTCCGGCGATACGTCACCGAACCGCTATCCGGTAACGTTGGAAAAGGTGACGATTCAAGACGGGACGCTGGATTTCTTCGATCGGCGAGTGTCCTTGCAGGCGCGGATCGATACACCGACCAACGGTGCGGGGCAGGCAGCGGCGCCGTATCGGCTGACATTCGATCATCTACAGGCGAGTCTCGGCCCGCTGCAGTTCCCGGCGATCGACGCGCGAACGGTGTTCTCGATCTCGGCCAATGCCCGGGATGCGGAAAAGCCGGCGGGCGCGGACGCCACCGCCCCGACGTCGCCCTCCGCCACCGGCAGTCCTGTCCATTTGGACGGTTGGATCGTTCTGGCAACGCAGCAGTCCGATATCCATACCCGCTTCTCCAATGTGGATGTGCGCACCTTGACGCCGTATCTCGATCCGCATGGCACGATCGCGTTCGAGAGCGGGCGCGCGGCGCTTAGCGCGCATTCGACGGTGCAGAATCGACAGCTTCAGGCGAATGGCAGTCTGACGCTCGAACAGATCGAGGTGGCGCGTGGCCATGGTCCGGCTTCCGCGCTGCAAACCTTCACGCGCGAGGCGGTATTGACGGCCTTGCAAGATCGGAAGGGTCGGATATCGCTGGACTTCACGCTGTCCGGCAATTTGTCGGATCCGGCGTTTTCGCTGGATGAAACGCTGTCGACGCGTATCGTCGCCGGGCTGGCGAAAGTGCTCGGTGTCAATGCCGAGGGCGTGGCCCGCAGCGTGGGCGATACGACGAAGGGACTCGGTGAAGCGCTGCGCGGCCTGCTCGGCAAATAA